The proteins below come from a single Azospirillum thiophilum genomic window:
- the dgcA gene encoding N-acetyl-D-Glu racemase DgcA, protein MPIHSFPAQSLPGQRLSVRRETFPIRGAFRISRGSKTEAAVVVAEVSDGPHRGRGECVPYARYGESVDGVVAALEAMAGAVADGLDRAALAGLMQPGAARNALDCALWDLEAKRGGVPAWRLAGLDGPPGPLVTCYTLGVDEPEAMAAAARERAPRHPLLKMKLTGDGDLDRVRAVRAAAPSVRLVVDANEGWTLDQLCRFAPVLAGLGVEMIEQPLPAGQDEALRGVDCPVPLGADESCHGLESLDRLRGLYRVVNVKLDKTGGLTEALAMARAARSMGFEVMVGCMVATSLAMAPAILVGQGARYVDLDGPLLLARDREPGLAYDGAVVQPPAPELWG, encoded by the coding sequence ATGCCCATCCATAGCTTTCCGGCCCAAAGCCTCCCTGGTCAACGCCTGAGCGTCCGGCGCGAGACCTTCCCGATCCGCGGGGCTTTCCGCATTTCACGCGGGTCCAAGACCGAAGCCGCGGTGGTGGTGGCGGAGGTGAGCGACGGTCCGCACCGCGGCCGTGGCGAATGCGTGCCCTACGCCCGCTACGGCGAGAGCGTCGACGGCGTCGTTGCGGCGCTGGAGGCGATGGCCGGGGCGGTCGCCGATGGGCTGGACCGCGCGGCGCTGGCCGGCCTGATGCAGCCGGGGGCGGCCCGCAACGCGCTGGACTGCGCCCTGTGGGACCTGGAGGCCAAGCGCGGCGGCGTTCCGGCCTGGCGCCTCGCCGGTCTGGATGGGCCGCCCGGGCCGCTGGTCACCTGCTACACGCTCGGCGTCGACGAGCCGGAGGCGATGGCCGCCGCGGCGCGAGAGCGGGCGCCGCGGCATCCGCTGCTGAAGATGAAGCTGACCGGGGACGGCGATCTCGACCGGGTCCGCGCCGTCCGTGCCGCGGCGCCGTCCGTCCGTCTGGTGGTCGACGCCAACGAGGGCTGGACGCTCGACCAGTTGTGCCGTTTTGCGCCGGTCCTCGCCGGGCTCGGCGTCGAGATGATCGAGCAACCGCTGCCCGCCGGCCAGGACGAGGCGCTGCGCGGCGTCGACTGCCCGGTGCCGCTGGGCGCCGACGAATCCTGCCATGGGCTGGAGTCGCTGGACCGGCTCCGGGGTCTCTACCGGGTGGTGAACGTCAAGCTCGACAAGACCGGCGGTCTGACCGAGGCGCTGGCGATGGCCCGCGCCGCCCGGTCCATGGGCTTCGAGGTGATGGTGGGATGCATGGTCGCCACCTCGCTCGCCATGGCCCCGGCGATCCTGGTCGGGCAGGGGGCACGCTACGTCGACCTCGACGGCCCGCTGCTGCTGGCGCGGGACCGCGAGCCCGGGTTGGCCTATGACGGTGCCGTGGTGCAGCCGCCGGCGCCGGAGCTGTGGGGATAG
- a CDS encoding methyl-accepting chemotaxis protein: MTGDKTMSMAGTDLFELSRGVLDVASKKVSLIEDITRRTKMLAMNALIEAARAGDAGRGFAVVANEVSEISTQVNSITKELRSEIVARVDHLTTTGSAMVQEMHGKRLADLSLNMIEIIDRNLYERSCDVRWWATDSAVVDCAADPGEEARRHASRRLGVILESYTVYLDLWIADRNGNVIANGRPDRYPGARGANVSDELWFRQALATRNGGEFTVGDVARNRSLDDRVVATYATAIRRNGDTDGDPIGVLGIFFDWEPQAAAVVEGVRLEAGEREKSRCLLLDARHRVIASSDGRGMLTETVPLKRNAGTMGHYIDEKGRLVGYALTPGYETYKGLGWYGVILQER; this comes from the coding sequence ATGACGGGGGACAAGACGATGAGCATGGCGGGCACCGATCTCTTCGAACTGTCGCGGGGCGTGCTGGATGTCGCGTCCAAGAAGGTGTCCCTGATCGAGGACATCACCCGGCGCACCAAGATGCTGGCGATGAATGCCCTGATCGAGGCGGCGCGGGCGGGGGACGCCGGGCGTGGTTTCGCCGTCGTCGCCAACGAGGTCTCGGAGATCTCCACCCAGGTCAACAGCATCACCAAGGAACTGCGGTCGGAGATCGTCGCCCGCGTCGATCACCTGACCACCACCGGCAGCGCCATGGTGCAGGAGATGCATGGCAAGCGGCTGGCCGACCTGTCGCTCAACATGATCGAGATCATCGACCGCAACCTGTACGAACGCTCCTGCGACGTGCGCTGGTGGGCGACCGACAGCGCCGTGGTCGATTGCGCCGCCGACCCGGGCGAGGAGGCGCGCCGTCATGCGTCGCGCCGGCTGGGCGTGATCCTGGAATCCTATACCGTCTATCTCGACCTGTGGATCGCCGACCGCAACGGCAACGTGATCGCCAACGGCCGGCCCGACCGTTATCCCGGTGCGCGTGGCGCCAACGTGTCGGACGAGCTGTGGTTCCGCCAGGCATTGGCCACCCGCAACGGCGGCGAGTTCACGGTGGGCGACGTCGCCCGCAACCGCAGCCTGGACGACCGCGTCGTCGCCACCTATGCCACAGCCATCCGCCGCAACGGCGATACCGACGGCGATCCCATCGGCGTGCTCGGCATCTTCTTCGACTGGGAACCGCAGGCCGCCGCGGTGGTCGAGGGCGTTCGTCTGGAGGCGGGCGAGCGCGAGAAGTCGCGTTGCCTGCTGCTCGATGCCCGTCACCGGGTCATCGCGTCGTCCGACGGCCGCGGCATGCTGACCGAGACGGTGCCGCTGAAGCGCAACGCCGGCACCATGGGACATTATATCGACGAGAAGGGGCGTCTGGTCGGCTACGCCCTGACCCCCGGCTACGAAACCTACAAGGGGCTCGGCTGGTACGGTGTGATCCTTCAGGAACGCTGA
- a CDS encoding methyl-accepting chemotaxis protein, which yields MTNSSSHSSSSSPTRSSSLSRAGASVALAGVALAALLAVEAFEIGGVSARVGLALAGLAALSGAWLFLRRAGAVVNRLTEVNRAIAAGDFEARVIGIREGGALGELMHATNDAIDRTDAFVREATASMHAVSEHKYFRRIVLRGMQGGFLHASRTINAATESISGKVTGFAGVTRRFETQIQSVCTEVAATAHRLEVSARTMETDATQATGKASSVAASAAQTGSNVGSVAAATEELSASITEIARQIGDVARVAETAAGEAERSNALVGTLSGAARTVGDVITLINDIASQTNLLALNATIEAARAGEAGKGFAVVAQEVKRLADQTAKATGDIAGQIAGIQSSTDEAVGAIVGIGRTIHSINQIAAGISAGIEQQGSAVREIVVNMEQAAAGTRAVSDDIKDVTDAACRTSGTAHEVFAASERMTAEADRLTREVQQFLDEMHRVA from the coding sequence ATGACGAATTCGTCTTCTCACTCTAGTTCGTCGTCTCCGACCCGTTCGTCGTCCCTGAGCCGGGCCGGCGCTTCGGTCGCACTGGCCGGGGTGGCGCTGGCGGCCCTGCTGGCCGTGGAGGCTTTCGAAATCGGCGGCGTCTCGGCGCGGGTTGGGCTGGCGCTGGCCGGGCTGGCGGCGCTGAGCGGGGCCTGGCTGTTTCTGCGCCGGGCCGGGGCGGTGGTGAACCGGCTGACCGAGGTGAACCGGGCGATCGCCGCCGGCGATTTCGAGGCGCGGGTGATCGGCATCCGCGAGGGCGGGGCGCTGGGCGAACTGATGCACGCCACCAACGACGCCATCGACCGCACCGATGCCTTCGTCCGGGAAGCGACGGCCTCGATGCATGCGGTGTCCGAACACAAATATTTCCGGCGCATCGTGCTGCGCGGCATGCAGGGCGGTTTCCTGCACGCCAGCCGGACCATCAATGCCGCGACCGAAAGCATCTCCGGTAAGGTGACCGGCTTCGCCGGCGTGACCCGGCGGTTCGAAACCCAGATCCAGAGCGTCTGTACCGAAGTCGCCGCCACCGCCCACCGGCTGGAGGTCTCCGCCCGCACGATGGAAACCGATGCGACGCAGGCCACCGGCAAGGCGTCGTCGGTCGCGGCGTCCGCCGCGCAGACCGGCAGCAATGTCGGCAGCGTCGCCGCGGCAACGGAGGAATTGTCGGCCTCCATCACGGAGATCGCCCGCCAGATCGGCGACGTCGCCCGGGTGGCGGAAACCGCGGCGGGCGAAGCCGAGCGGTCGAATGCCCTGGTCGGCACCCTGTCGGGGGCTGCGCGCACGGTGGGCGACGTCATCACCCTGATCAATGACATCGCCAGCCAGACCAACCTGTTGGCGTTGAACGCCACCATCGAGGCCGCCCGCGCCGGGGAGGCGGGGAAGGGCTTCGCCGTCGTGGCGCAGGAGGTCAAGCGGCTGGCCGACCAGACAGCCAAGGCCACCGGCGATATCGCCGGCCAGATCGCCGGCATCCAATCCTCCACGGACGAGGCGGTGGGCGCCATCGTCGGCATCGGCCGCACCATCCATTCGATCAACCAGATCGCCGCCGGCATCAGCGCCGGGATCGAGCAGCAGGGCTCCGCCGTGCGTGAGATCGTCGTCAACATGGAGCAGGCCGCCGCCGGCACCCGCGCGGTGTCCGACGACATCAAGGACGTCACCGACGCCGCCTGCCGCACCAGCGGCACAGCGCACGAGGTCTTCGCCGCATCCGAACGCATGACGGCGGAGGCCGACCGGCTGACCCGCGAGGTCCAGCAATTCCTCGACGAGATGCATCGGGTGGCATGA
- a CDS encoding PAS domain-containing protein codes for MARRDVPLTGVERFFDPDEVIVSKTDLKGRITYANRVFQRVAGYGEADLMGAPHSIVRHPDMPRCVFKLLWDTLAAGKEIFAYVVNRARNGDHYWVFAHVTPSFDAEGRVIGYHSSRRVPERSALDKVIPLYRQLLEIENGHADRKQGMEAGFAAVVALLTEKGIGYDEFVFSL; via the coding sequence ATGGCACGACGCGACGTTCCCCTGACGGGGGTGGAACGCTTCTTCGACCCGGATGAAGTCATCGTTTCCAAGACCGACCTGAAAGGCCGCATCACCTACGCCAATCGGGTGTTCCAGCGCGTCGCCGGCTATGGCGAGGCGGATCTGATGGGGGCGCCCCATTCGATCGTGCGCCATCCGGACATGCCGCGCTGCGTCTTCAAGCTGCTGTGGGACACGCTGGCGGCGGGGAAGGAAATCTTCGCCTATGTCGTCAACCGCGCCCGCAACGGCGACCATTACTGGGTCTTCGCCCATGTGACGCCCAGTTTCGACGCCGAAGGGCGGGTGATCGGCTACCACTCCTCCCGCCGCGTGCCGGAACGGTCGGCGCTCGACAAGGTCATCCCGCTCTACCGCCAGCTGCTCGAGATCGAGAATGGCCACGCCGACCGCAAGCAGGGGATGGAGGCCGGATTCGCCGCCGTCGTCGCCCTCCTGACCGAGAAGGGGATCGGGTATGACGAATTCGTCTTCTCACTCTAG